TCGGCGCGGCGATCGCTTCTCCGACAAAAGGCAGCGATCGGGCTAAAATAATTAATTATCAGGGGCAACATTGGCTTACGGCTAGGAATGCTTTAGCAGAAACCATAATTGAAGTCCCTAGATTGGAGATCGATGATTTAATCACTTTATTAGATCGCTTACTGGGAAATGATAATCTGGATTGTTTTGGGCAAGCTTTTATCAAAGACAATCAGAACAATAGCTTGAGGAAAAAATCTCTGCCTGAAGATATTATCCCCAAAAATAAAAAATCAACATTATTAAAATGCCACAATAATATTCTGGTACTGTTACCTTTAATTATATTTTTAAGCGATAATCAAGACCTATTTAAAAAAGTAATTACTCAATGTAATTTAAAATCAGTTATTGATCGAGAAACTCAGGAAGACATATTAATATGGAGCCACTTGTTAAATTTAAATAGCAAGTTGGAACTACAAAACAAAAATCTCAGTCAAATAATAAAACTGGTCTTAACTGATGTACAGTTAAAAACAACTAATTTAATTGAAAAGTTAGAGCTAGTAATTTGGGTGTGGGAGAACGGTTTAAGCTTGCACGAATTAACAGAGAAATTGTTTACTTTGGGTAATCCCAGCCAAATAGCAATTGCCTTATCTTGTTATTGCTTTGCTAGTACACCGCAAGATTTTAAATTTTGTGTCAAACGCGCTGCAAGTCTTAATCAGAACATAGCTTGGTTGACAACTTCGCTTACAGGTACTTTATCTGGAGCATATAATGGTGTGACAGATATACCTTGGAATTGGAGAGCGATCGCTGATAAAAATCAAACTTATCAACAAGCACAGCATACAGCAATGAATTTATACAAGACTTGGCTAGGAATATATTCACCCGAAACTAGTCAAGCTTTATATAATCATGAACTTGATGCCGTTGCCTCGATCAATATAATTCAACCTCGTAAATCTTTAAAAATTATTTCTCAAAAATCATATTTAAATTAAATTTTTGAAGCTGCTTTTGCCAAAGTTCCTGTATGAATTGACCGTAATGCAGCTAGGCATTTGCAAGAGCTTATATAAATCTTCACCTATGATGAAAAGCTGGCAATCACTAATTCAAAAGTTTGCGGGATGGCGATACAAGTATCTACATCATAGTGACTTTTGGGAGAAAAGTAACTCCAAAAGACAAAAACTTAAATCATCTCATAATTATAGTTTTAGTCATCAGCGCAAAAATAGAACAATAAAATCAAGAGATTTATTGGTCATGTTGGTTTTGAGCATCATAGCTTTAACTAGTGTCGTTGGTTATCGCTTTTATAATCAGCCACAACTGACCGTGGGCAAAATCTCACCTTTGACGATTAAAGCTCCCTTTTCGGCAAAGTTTGAAGACACAAAAACTACCTTAGAAAAACGCAAAGAAGTTCAAACAGGTATCATTCCTATCCTTAAGCAGAATCAGGAATCAACCGCAGAAATTAAAAGTAAGCTAGGGGGATATTTAGTTAGTATCGATGAGCTAAGAAAGTTAACCGAACCCTTTCCCTTCTTTAACTCTGAAGCCTTATCCTTAGCAAGCCAAAAATACATCCGTTTTTGCGATGATGCAGAGTTTAAGGCAGCCTTAGCCTCGGTTGCTCAAAATCGCCAAAAAGCAACAAACGGTGAAACCAACTTATCTCTAGAAAAAAGACCAGACTTTAACGTTGGGCTACAAAAAATTGCCTCAGAGCTACAGGCATATCGAGAGAAAACATCAGAAACAGAATTTAATACGTTAATAGCTCAAATAACCTTAACTCGCTATCGATATTCTCAGGCTTGGAAAAAGCTAGAGCAGAAAAATAACATTCAATTAGACGACAAAGATCTAGTAGTACTGCTTGATTTGACTGAGAAGGACTGGCAAGCGACAAAAAATACAGTTTCTCTAGCCGTCAATCGTATATTGGCTCAGGGAATATCTTCGGGAATGCCCTCTAATTTATTAGAGCAGACAGTCGTAGAGCAAATTAATCCAGATATACCCCAGGCAACAGAAAATATAGCCAGTAATCTGCTGCTAGAAATTCTTAAACCTAATCTAGAAGAAGATAAAGATGCTACTAGAAATATTGCCGAAAAAGCAGCGATGGCAATTAATTCGGTAGTAGTAGAGGTAGAGCAAGGTGATGTCATTGTCAAACAAGGAGCAAGAATCACTCAAGCAGATTTTGTTTTGCTAGATGGTTTCAAACTAAGCCAAAGAAGCATTAACTGGTCAGGACTGAGATTATCGGCAATTTTTGTCAGCTTTATGGTTGGTTTATTTTTGCTTATCCAAAGAAAAATTTTCACCTCCATTCGTCATCGAGATTATTTATTACTCTGTTTATTAGGTTTGAGCGCACCATTATTAAGCGTGTTTAACTTACCCTATACCAGTTTGCCAGCTATAGGTCTTTTAGTTAGTAGCTTTTATGCTCCTAGTTTGGCTGTGTGGGAGGTAATTCTGGTAACAGGATTGGTTATGTTTAGTAATCAAAACTTAGGCTCTCCCTACCTACTAGCAGGATGTTGTGGGGGACTAGTTGCCGCTATCTTTGCGGGAAGATTGCGATCGCGCGAAGGTATAGCTAGATTAGGTATTATGGTGGGTCTGACTCAAGCAGCAGTTTATTTAATTGTCAATTTAATCTTGAGTGCCAGTCCGTCTTCAATCTGGTCAGCAATTTTACCCGATGCCTCAATTTGTGGTCTGTTTGGAGTTGCCTGGAGCGTAGTGGCAATTGGCATATCACCTTATCTAGAGAGATTTTTTGACCTTGTTACCCCCATTCGTTTAGCAGAGCTATCTAATCCCAATCTGCCGTTGCTAAAACGTTTGGTAACCGAAGCTCCAGGAACATTTCAGCATACAATGTTTGTGGCTTCTCTAGCCGAGGCTGCTGCTAGAGAACTTAACTGCAATGTAGAGCTAATTAGAGCAGGAACTCTTTATCACGATATAGGTAAGATGCACGATCCTCTG
This DNA window, taken from Pleurocapsa sp. FMAR1, encodes the following:
- a CDS encoding HD family phosphohydrolase; its protein translation is MMKSWQSLIQKFAGWRYKYLHHSDFWEKSNSKRQKLKSSHNYSFSHQRKNRTIKSRDLLVMLVLSIIALTSVVGYRFYNQPQLTVGKISPLTIKAPFSAKFEDTKTTLEKRKEVQTGIIPILKQNQESTAEIKSKLGGYLVSIDELRKLTEPFPFFNSEALSLASQKYIRFCDDAEFKAALASVAQNRQKATNGETNLSLEKRPDFNVGLQKIASELQAYREKTSETEFNTLIAQITLTRYRYSQAWKKLEQKNNIQLDDKDLVVLLDLTEKDWQATKNTVSLAVNRILAQGISSGMPSNLLEQTVVEQINPDIPQATENIASNLLLEILKPNLEEDKDATRNIAEKAAMAINSVVVEVEQGDVIVKQGARITQADFVLLDGFKLSQRSINWSGLRLSAIFVSFMVGLFLLIQRKIFTSIRHRDYLLLCLLGLSAPLLSVFNLPYTSLPAIGLLVSSFYAPSLAVWEVILVTGLVMFSNQNLGSPYLLAGCCGGLVAAIFAGRLRSREGIARLGIMVGLTQAAVYLIVNLILSASPSSIWSAILPDASICGLFGVAWSVVAIGISPYLERFFDLVTPIRLAELSNPNLPLLKRLVTEAPGTFQHTMFVASLAEAAARELNCNVELIRAGTLYHDIGKMHDPLGFIENQMGDPNKHDEINDPWVSAKIIKKHVSEGIAMARKYGLPKAIRDFIPEHQGTLLIAYFYYQAKQKAEAEGTTVLESDFRYAGPIPQSREAGIMMLADGSEAALRSLKDVTHKQALSTVQKIFKSRWQDGQLLDSGLSYDELPRIAEVFIRVWQQFNHKRIVYPQGALDFKSQK